In Actinomyces radicidentis, one genomic interval encodes:
- a CDS encoding AMIN-like domain-containing (lipo)protein gives MRRQRSTFHPSPAIRRAAALSAATALSLGLAACGGGGSASSSAASTGSGATTAAATAAGSSSAAGSAAATSAGSTEASSGTPAPLTKADDAAAATSAPTDDEVWGGLGAVQGMDPQGSDSAGVETDLRFGRHDGYDRIVVETSGEGTLGYRAEFVDEAATLGKGDAISLTGGAYLLQVIGTNTQMPVTEDLQKVAYTDLGVHDVDGTWTKQVYLDGTFEDQFQVVIATDARQYRVTTLTNPTRLVIDLRDPS, from the coding sequence TCCGCGGCCACCGCCCTGTCCCTCGGCCTCGCGGCCTGCGGGGGCGGCGGGTCGGCCTCGAGCAGCGCCGCCTCCACCGGCTCCGGGGCGACGACGGCCGCGGCCACCGCCGCCGGGTCCTCGAGTGCCGCGGGCTCCGCCGCCGCGACGTCGGCCGGGAGCACCGAGGCGAGCTCCGGCACGCCCGCGCCGCTCACGAAGGCGGACGACGCCGCCGCGGCCACCTCTGCCCCCACGGACGACGAGGTGTGGGGCGGTCTGGGCGCCGTGCAGGGGATGGACCCGCAGGGCTCGGACAGCGCCGGGGTGGAGACCGACCTGCGCTTCGGGCGCCATGACGGCTACGACCGGATCGTCGTCGAGACGAGCGGCGAGGGCACGCTGGGCTACCGGGCCGAGTTCGTCGACGAGGCCGCGACCCTCGGCAAGGGGGACGCGATCAGCCTCACCGGCGGCGCCTACCTCCTCCAGGTCATCGGGACGAACACGCAGATGCCCGTGACCGAGGACCTCCAGAAGGTCGCCTACACCGACCTCGGCGTCCACGACGTCGACGGCACGTGGACCAAGCAGGTCTACCTGGACGGCACCTTCGAGGACCAGTTCCAGGTGGTCATCGCCACCGACGCGCGCCAGTACCGGGTCACGACGCTGACGAACCCGACCCGCCTGGTCATCGACCTGCGCGACCCGTCCTGA
- the leuD gene encoding 3-isopropylmalate dehydratase small subunit has protein sequence MEKFIRHTGVGAPLRRSAVDTDQIIPAVYLKRITRTGFDDALFAAWRANEADFILNQDAYKRASVLVAGPDFGTGSSREHAVWALKDYGFKVVLAPRFADIFRGNAGKQGLVAGVITQEDAEQLWKILETEPGTEVTVDLEERTVSAGGFRTTFQIDDYVRWTLMEGLDDISLTLQHEDEIAAYEKARPAFKPRTLPAKHLPPAEVVPARAVELGTPTLRPGA, from the coding sequence ATGGAGAAGTTCATCCGCCACACCGGCGTCGGCGCGCCGCTGCGCCGCAGCGCCGTCGACACCGACCAGATCATCCCGGCCGTCTACCTCAAGCGCATCACCCGCACCGGCTTCGACGACGCCCTCTTCGCCGCCTGGCGCGCCAACGAGGCCGACTTCATCCTCAACCAGGACGCCTACAAGCGCGCCAGCGTGCTCGTGGCCGGGCCCGACTTCGGCACCGGCTCCTCGCGCGAGCACGCCGTGTGGGCCCTCAAGGACTACGGCTTCAAGGTCGTCCTCGCCCCCCGCTTCGCGGACATCTTCCGCGGCAACGCGGGCAAGCAGGGCCTCGTCGCAGGCGTCATCACCCAGGAGGACGCCGAGCAGCTCTGGAAGATCCTCGAGACCGAGCCCGGTACCGAGGTGACCGTCGACCTCGAGGAGCGCACCGTCTCGGCCGGAGGCTTCCGCACCACCTTCCAGATCGATGACTACGTGCGCTGGACCCTCATGGAGGGCCTCGACGACATCTCTCTGACCCTCCAGCACGAGGACGAGATCGCCGCCTACGAGAAGGCCCGTCCGGCCTTCAAGCCGCGCACCCTGCCAGCCAAGCACCTGCCGCCCGCCGAGGTCGTCCCGGCCCGCGCCGTCGAGCTCGGCACGCCGACGCTCCGCCCGGGAGCCTGA
- the leuC gene encoding 3-isopropylmalate dehydratase large subunit, which yields MGLTLAEKVWRDHVVSQGTDGAPDLLYIDLHLVHEVTSPQAFEGLRLAGRKVRRPDLTLATEDHNTPTLDIDLPIADVTSRTQIETLRKNCEEFGVRIHSLGDADQGIVHAVGPQLGLTQPGMTVVCGDSHTSTHGAFGALAFGIGTSQVEHVLATQTLQMAPFKTMSVRIDGDLPAGAGAKDIILAIIAKIGTNGAQGHVIEYRGRAIEQLSMEARMTICNMSIEGGARAGMIAPDETTFEYLKGRPHAPEGEDWDAAVEYWRSLRTDDDAVFDAAVVLEAKDIEPYVTWGTNPGQGLPISGSVPVPEEIADETQRLAAERAIEYMGLTPGTPLRDIKVDTVFLGSCTNGRIEDLRAAAEVVKGRTKAEGLRMLVVPASARIRIQAEEEGLDRVFKDFGAEWRNAGCSMCLAMNPDKLAPGERSASTSNRNFEGRQGKGGRTHLVSPVVAAATAVRGTLSTPADLPAREPAA from the coding sequence ATGGGACTCACCCTCGCAGAGAAGGTCTGGCGCGACCACGTCGTCTCCCAGGGAACCGACGGTGCCCCCGACCTGCTCTACATCGACCTCCACCTCGTCCACGAGGTCACCAGCCCCCAGGCCTTCGAGGGCCTCCGGCTCGCCGGCCGCAAGGTCCGCCGCCCCGACCTCACCCTCGCCACCGAGGACCACAACACCCCGACGCTCGACATCGACCTCCCGATCGCCGACGTCACCAGCCGCACCCAGATCGAGACCCTGCGCAAGAACTGCGAGGAGTTCGGGGTGCGCATCCACTCCCTCGGCGACGCCGACCAGGGCATCGTCCACGCCGTCGGCCCCCAGCTCGGCCTCACTCAGCCCGGCATGACCGTCGTCTGCGGCGACTCCCACACCTCGACCCACGGAGCCTTCGGCGCCCTCGCCTTCGGGATCGGCACCAGCCAGGTCGAGCACGTCCTGGCCACCCAGACCCTCCAGATGGCCCCCTTCAAGACGATGAGCGTGCGCATCGACGGCGACCTGCCCGCCGGCGCCGGCGCCAAGGACATCATCCTGGCCATCATCGCCAAGATCGGCACCAACGGGGCCCAGGGCCACGTCATCGAGTACCGCGGCCGCGCCATCGAGCAGCTCTCGATGGAGGCCCGCATGACCATCTGCAACATGTCCATCGAGGGCGGCGCACGCGCCGGCATGATCGCCCCCGACGAGACCACCTTCGAGTACCTCAAGGGCCGCCCGCACGCCCCCGAGGGCGAGGACTGGGACGCCGCCGTCGAGTACTGGCGCTCCCTGCGCACCGACGACGACGCCGTCTTCGACGCCGCGGTCGTCCTCGAGGCGAAGGACATCGAGCCCTACGTCACCTGGGGCACCAACCCCGGCCAGGGCCTGCCCATCTCCGGCTCCGTCCCCGTCCCCGAGGAGATCGCCGACGAGACCCAGCGCCTCGCCGCCGAGCGCGCCATCGAGTACATGGGCCTGACGCCCGGCACCCCGCTGCGCGACATCAAGGTCGACACCGTCTTCCTCGGCTCGTGCACGAACGGTCGCATCGAGGACCTGCGCGCCGCCGCCGAGGTCGTCAAGGGCCGCACCAAGGCCGAGGGCCTGCGCATGCTCGTCGTCCCCGCCTCCGCCCGCATCCGCATCCAGGCCGAGGAGGAGGGCCTGGACAGGGTCTTCAAGGACTTCGGCGCCGAGTGGCGCAACGCCGGCTGCTCCATGTGCCTGGCGATGAACCCGGACAAGCTCGCCCCCGGCGAGCGCAGCGCCTCCACCTCGAACCGCAACTTCGAGGGCCGCCAGGGCAAGGGCGGGCGCACCCACCTCGTCTCGCCCGTCGTCGCCGCGGCGACCGCCGTCCGTGGGACGCTGTCCACCCCCGCCGACCTGCCCGCCCGCGAGCCCGCCGCCTGA
- a CDS encoding lysophospholipid acyltransferase family protein yields MTPFYRFAARGAIIPFLKGVSRQHVTGAENIPRDRGFIAVANHLSDLDSLTAMRALVDEDVPIYSLIKSGLYDAPVLGHVFKAGGQIPVYRGTAKAGDALVEAERRLALGDPIMIFPEGTLSRDPLRWPMTGKTGAARLAMRTGVPVLPMGQWGAHEILDTYNKSFRPFPRKDVEVRIGEPLDLTRCGSDVEDKEAVRACTAEIMRAITALVEEIRGQKAPRPFDMKYDGDPGKGRLGTRRPDPRTGETAPDAATGAAPARDEDEPPVGPDVAADEPGQPA; encoded by the coding sequence ATGACCCCCTTCTACCGCTTCGCCGCCCGCGGCGCGATCATCCCCTTCCTCAAGGGCGTGAGCCGCCAGCACGTCACGGGCGCGGAGAACATCCCGAGGGACCGCGGCTTCATCGCCGTCGCGAACCACCTCTCCGACCTGGACTCCCTCACCGCCATGCGCGCCCTCGTCGACGAGGACGTCCCGATCTACTCCCTCATCAAGTCCGGCCTCTACGACGCCCCCGTCCTCGGGCACGTCTTCAAGGCCGGCGGTCAGATCCCCGTCTACCGCGGCACCGCCAAGGCCGGCGACGCCCTCGTCGAGGCCGAGCGCCGTCTGGCCCTGGGCGACCCGATCATGATCTTCCCCGAGGGCACCCTGTCCCGGGACCCGCTGCGCTGGCCCATGACCGGCAAGACGGGCGCCGCCCGCCTCGCCATGCGCACCGGCGTCCCCGTGCTGCCGATGGGGCAGTGGGGCGCCCACGAGATCCTCGACACCTACAACAAGAGCTTCAGGCCCTTCCCGCGCAAGGACGTCGAGGTCCGCATCGGCGAGCCCCTCGACCTCACCCGCTGCGGCTCCGACGTCGAGGACAAGGAGGCCGTGCGCGCCTGCACCGCCGAGATCATGCGGGCCATCACCGCCCTCGTCGAGGAGATCCGTGGGCAGAAGGCGCCCCGCCCCTTCGACATGAAGTACGACGGCGACCCCGGCAAGGGCCGCCTCGGCACCCGCCGCCCCGACCCGAGGACGGGGGAGACCGCCCCCGACGCCGCCACCGGCGCGGCTCCGGCACGCGACGAGGACGAGCCGCCCGTCGGCCCCGACGTCGCCGCCGACGAGCCGGGGCAGCCCGCGTGA
- a CDS encoding IclR family transcriptional regulator, translating to MDASSETESSSGVGVIDKAALVMSALEAGPATLAQLVASTHLARPTAHRIAVALEFHRLVSRDSQGRFILGPRLSELATAAGEDHLLSAAGPVLAALRDKTHESAQLYRRQGDVRICVANAERPIGLRDSIPVGATMSMLGGSGAQVLLAWEEPDRLHRGLIGSRFNATMLSAVRRRGWAQSVGEREPGVASVSAPVRGASGKVIAAVSISGPIERMGRQPGRVHGPVVMAAARRLSEVLRNSEEG from the coding sequence ATGGACGCTTCGAGCGAGACCGAGAGCAGCAGCGGCGTTGGCGTCATCGACAAGGCCGCCCTTGTCATGAGCGCGCTGGAGGCAGGGCCCGCCACCCTGGCCCAGCTGGTCGCCTCCACCCACCTGGCGCGCCCCACCGCGCACCGCATCGCGGTCGCCCTGGAGTTCCACCGCCTCGTCTCCCGCGACTCCCAGGGACGCTTCATCCTGGGGCCGCGCCTGTCCGAGCTGGCCACCGCCGCCGGCGAGGACCACCTCCTGTCCGCCGCGGGTCCCGTCCTCGCCGCGCTGCGGGACAAGACCCACGAGTCCGCGCAGCTGTACCGCCGGCAGGGCGACGTCCGCATCTGCGTGGCGAACGCCGAGCGCCCCATCGGCCTGCGCGACTCCATCCCCGTGGGCGCCACCATGTCCATGCTCGGCGGCTCCGGCGCCCAGGTGCTCCTCGCCTGGGAGGAGCCCGACCGCCTCCACCGCGGCCTCATCGGCTCCCGCTTCAACGCCACTATGCTCTCCGCCGTGCGCCGCCGCGGCTGGGCCCAGTCGGTCGGCGAGCGCGAGCCCGGCGTCGCCAGCGTCTCCGCGCCCGTGCGCGGGGCGAGCGGCAAGGTCATCGCCGCCGTGTCCATCTCCGGCCCCATCGAGCGCATGGGCCGCCAGCCCGGCCGCGTCCACGGCCCCGTCGTCATGGCCGCCGCCCGCCGCCTGAGCGAGGTTCTCCGCAACTCCGAGGAGGGCTGA
- a CDS encoding cytochrome P450 → MSTTTTSPSTSTTGGCPFHRGEDDTISLLRLGYRFLPTLRAERTGADDDRPFGFGLLGRKAHALRGSGAVPTFYDPELIERHGAMPRPIQGSLFGKGSVHSLDGDAHLARKELFVAVCYEQEQVDRIKPLVEAEVREAVARWAKYPDRVYDSMVIAYGRASLRWAGIEGPDSELDVQAKRLGDIVEGFGHLNLDHARAWVDRYRTDAWFARLIREQRSGRRTAAPGTALHEWAVYREPDGSLLDPRTAGLELQNCIRPHVAVARFAAFAAKDLVENPQWRERVREETLAHGGSLTDGPVAQAVAQEVRRLSPFVPMLPAFARTDFEVDGEQVAAGDRVVLDVLGTNTDPTSWSAPEDFDPERFLGTSKAEAEANASFIPQGGADVRSGHRCPGERIVVDSLTTTVAALCLPEVEISEKDLDVDVETMPTMPRSGAVVRTRREGVTAGA, encoded by the coding sequence ATGAGCACGACGACCACCTCCCCGAGCACCTCGACGACGGGAGGCTGCCCCTTCCACCGCGGCGAGGACGACACGATCTCCCTCCTCCGCCTCGGCTACCGCTTCCTGCCCACCCTGCGCGCCGAGCGCACCGGCGCCGACGACGACCGCCCCTTCGGCTTCGGCCTCCTCGGACGAAAGGCTCACGCGCTGCGCGGCTCCGGCGCCGTCCCGACCTTCTACGACCCGGAGCTCATCGAGCGCCACGGGGCGATGCCGAGGCCGATCCAGGGCTCGCTCTTCGGCAAGGGCTCGGTCCACTCCCTCGACGGCGACGCCCACCTGGCGCGCAAGGAGCTCTTCGTGGCCGTGTGCTACGAGCAGGAGCAGGTCGACCGCATCAAGCCGCTCGTCGAGGCCGAGGTCCGCGAGGCCGTCGCCCGCTGGGCCAAGTACCCGGATCGCGTCTACGACTCGATGGTCATCGCCTACGGGCGCGCCTCGCTGCGCTGGGCCGGGATCGAGGGCCCGGACTCCGAGCTCGACGTCCAGGCCAAGCGCCTGGGCGATATCGTCGAGGGCTTCGGACACCTCAACCTCGACCACGCCCGCGCCTGGGTGGACCGCTACCGCACCGACGCCTGGTTCGCCCGCCTCATTCGCGAGCAGCGCTCGGGCCGTCGCACGGCCGCACCGGGCACCGCCCTGCACGAGTGGGCCGTCTACCGCGAGCCCGACGGCTCGCTGCTCGACCCGCGCACGGCGGGGCTCGAGCTCCAGAACTGCATCCGGCCGCACGTCGCCGTCGCCCGCTTCGCGGCCTTCGCCGCGAAGGACCTCGTCGAGAACCCGCAGTGGCGCGAGCGCGTGCGCGAGGAGACGCTCGCCCACGGCGGCTCGCTCACGGACGGTCCCGTCGCGCAGGCGGTCGCCCAGGAGGTGCGACGTCTGTCCCCCTTCGTGCCGATGCTGCCGGCCTTCGCCCGCACCGACTTCGAGGTCGACGGCGAGCAGGTCGCCGCCGGAGACCGCGTGGTCCTCGACGTGCTCGGCACCAACACGGACCCGACGTCCTGGAGCGCGCCGGAGGACTTCGACCCGGAGCGCTTCCTCGGCACGTCCAAGGCCGAGGCCGAGGCGAACGCCTCGTTCATCCCGCAGGGCGGTGCGGACGTCCGCTCCGGCCACCGCTGCCCGGGCGAGCGCATCGTCGTCGACTCGCTCACGACGACGGTCGCGGCCCTGTGCCTGCCGGAGGTCGAGATCTCCGAGAAGGACCTCGACGTCGACGTGGAGACGATGCCGACGATGCCCCGTTCAGGGGCGGTCGTACGGACGCGGCGCGAGGGCGTGACGGCCGGCGCCTGA
- a CDS encoding NAD(P)H-dependent glycerol-3-phosphate dehydrogenase — MPFERAAVIGSGAWGTTFACLLGEVGIPTTVWARREEVAREITFGTNERYVPGRRLPEAVTGTTDMAAAVDGAGLVVVAVPSQSARGVLTPLAGGLADGADAVSLMKGVELGTGLRMSQVLGEALALPEQRVAVVSGPNLADEIAAGQPTATVVAARDQELAARVAAACATSTFRPYTNADVLGVELCGAVKNVIALAVGCAVGCGFGDNSKATIITRGLVEITRLGLALGASPETFAGLAGMGDLVATCSSPLSRNQTFGRHLGEGMSVEEAAAASRGVAEGARSARAVLDLATAHGIEMPITAGVVAVVEGAASVDEITDALLSRPRKTEGVHGATLD, encoded by the coding sequence CTGCCCTTCGAGCGCGCCGCTGTCATCGGCTCGGGCGCCTGGGGCACCACCTTCGCCTGCCTCCTCGGAGAGGTCGGCATCCCCACCACCGTGTGGGCGCGCCGCGAGGAGGTCGCCCGCGAGATCACGTTCGGCACCAACGAGCGCTACGTTCCCGGACGCCGCCTGCCCGAGGCGGTCACCGGCACCACGGACATGGCCGCCGCCGTGGACGGCGCCGGCCTCGTCGTCGTCGCCGTGCCCTCGCAGTCCGCCCGGGGCGTCCTGACGCCGCTGGCCGGGGGCCTCGCCGACGGCGCCGACGCCGTCTCCCTCATGAAGGGCGTCGAGCTCGGCACCGGGCTGCGCATGAGCCAGGTCCTCGGCGAGGCGCTCGCCCTGCCCGAGCAGCGGGTCGCCGTCGTCTCCGGTCCCAACCTCGCCGACGAGATCGCCGCCGGGCAGCCCACCGCCACCGTCGTCGCCGCCCGCGACCAGGAGCTCGCCGCCCGCGTCGCCGCCGCCTGCGCGACGAGCACCTTCCGGCCCTACACCAACGCCGACGTCCTCGGCGTCGAGCTGTGCGGCGCCGTCAAGAACGTCATCGCCCTTGCCGTGGGCTGCGCCGTCGGATGCGGCTTCGGCGACAACTCCAAGGCCACGATCATCACCCGCGGCCTCGTCGAGATCACCCGCCTCGGCCTCGCCCTCGGCGCCAGCCCGGAGACCTTCGCGGGCCTGGCCGGCATGGGCGACCTCGTCGCCACCTGCTCCTCGCCGCTGAGCCGCAACCAGACCTTCGGGCGTCACCTCGGCGAGGGCATGAGCGTGGAGGAGGCCGCGGCCGCCTCGCGCGGCGTCGCCGAGGGCGCCCGCTCGGCCCGCGCGGTCCTCGACCTCGCCACCGCCCACGGCATCGAGATGCCCATCACCGCGGGCGTCGTCGCCGTGGTCGAGGGCGCCGCCAGCGTCGACGAGATCACCGACGCCCTGCTCTCCCGCCCCCGTAAGACCGAGGGCGTCCACGGCGCCACCCTCGACTGA
- a CDS encoding IS110 family transposase, protein MITERTSLGLDVHARSVSAAAIDTLTGEVIQRRLDGEYSHTIDLASRLAAEHGPLLITYEAGPTGFGLARELTAAGHRVQVAAPSKLARPAGQRVKTDRTDAMFLAECALNGTITPVRIPTLAQEGARDLVRSRDDARTDLMAARHRLSKMLLRRGWVYPGKTTWGPAHDAWLRALRREDVPALGAGATAAFDDAYDTVTHTLARRDRLDTAIAALAADSEFTPVTARLSCLRGISTLTGFALAVEIGDWHRFTGATIASYLGLVPCEHSSGQTRTQGGITKTGNTHARRLLTEAAWQHKSPYRPGPALRAAWAKVPGDVATRADTGNRRLNRRWQTLASHHKRHTIANTAIARELAGWCWSLAVMDH, encoded by the coding sequence GTGATTACTGAGCGTACAAGCCTGGGGCTGGACGTTCACGCCCGCAGCGTGAGCGCCGCCGCCATCGATACCCTCACCGGCGAGGTGATCCAACGCCGCCTGGACGGCGAGTACAGCCACACCATCGACCTGGCCTCACGCCTGGCCGCCGAGCACGGACCACTGCTGATCACCTACGAGGCAGGCCCCACCGGCTTCGGACTGGCCCGCGAGCTGACCGCCGCGGGCCACCGGGTGCAGGTCGCCGCACCCTCGAAGCTGGCCCGCCCCGCCGGACAGCGGGTCAAGACCGACCGCACCGACGCGATGTTCCTGGCCGAGTGCGCCCTGAACGGCACGATCACGCCCGTGCGCATCCCTACCCTGGCCCAGGAGGGCGCCCGCGACCTGGTGCGATCCCGCGACGACGCCCGCACCGACCTCATGGCCGCCCGCCACCGCCTGTCCAAGATGCTGCTGCGCCGCGGATGGGTCTACCCCGGCAAGACCACCTGGGGACCCGCCCACGACGCTTGGCTGCGCGCACTGCGCCGCGAGGACGTCCCCGCCCTGGGCGCCGGCGCCACCGCGGCCTTCGACGACGCCTACGACACCGTCACCCACACCCTGGCACGACGCGACCGCCTCGATACCGCCATCGCCGCCCTGGCCGCCGACAGTGAGTTCACCCCCGTCACCGCCCGCCTGTCCTGCCTGAGAGGCATCTCCACACTGACCGGCTTCGCCCTCGCCGTCGAGATCGGCGACTGGCACCGCTTCACCGGCGCGACCATCGCCTCCTACCTCGGACTGGTCCCCTGCGAGCACTCCTCGGGCCAGACCCGCACCCAGGGCGGCATCACCAAGACCGGCAACACCCACGCCCGACGTCTCCTGACCGAAGCCGCCTGGCAGCACAAGAGCCCCTACCGCCCCGGCCCCGCCCTGCGAGCCGCATGGGCCAAGGTCCCCGGGGACGTCGCCACCCGGGCCGACACCGGCAACAGGCGCCTGAACAGGCGCTGGCAGACCCTGGCCAGCCACCACAAACGTCACACGATCGCCAACACCGCCATCGCCCGGGAGCTCGCAGGCTGGTGCTGGTCCCTGGCCGTCATGGACCACTAG
- a CDS encoding glycosyltransferase family 4 protein, which yields MRTTLLVTNDFPPVVGGIQSYLEDYTRRLPAEDLIVLCSTPPEGPEAAAAYDATVPFEVVRMPTHVLLPTPDARARMQSIIHERGVETVWFGAAAPLGLLGRAAKAAGATRVIATTHGHEVGWSMIPGARQLLERIFASADVITYISEYTLGRLRPFMPTGARTLRLPSGIDVERFHPDSEARTRLRERYGLGDAATAVCVSRLVRRKGQDSLIEAWPRVVEQVPDARLVVVGGGPYAKHLAQLKRRSPVRDHLILTGKVPYEELPWHVAMSDVFAMPCRTRGGGLDVEGLGIVFLEASAAGVPVIAGTSGGAPETVTEGVTGLVVDGRDEDALVAALVRLLTDPEERERMGAAGRELMEAEWTWPGLVESLVKTIDAR from the coding sequence ATGCGCACGACACTGTTGGTGACGAACGACTTCCCGCCCGTCGTGGGCGGGATCCAGTCCTACCTTGAGGACTACACGCGGCGCCTGCCGGCGGAGGACCTCATCGTCCTGTGCTCCACTCCCCCGGAGGGCCCGGAGGCGGCGGCCGCCTACGACGCGACCGTCCCCTTCGAGGTCGTGCGCATGCCCACGCACGTGCTCCTGCCGACGCCGGACGCGCGCGCCCGGATGCAGTCGATCATCCATGAGCGCGGCGTGGAGACCGTGTGGTTCGGCGCTGCGGCGCCGCTGGGCCTGCTCGGGAGGGCGGCTAAGGCGGCCGGGGCGACGCGGGTCATCGCGACGACGCACGGGCACGAGGTCGGCTGGTCCATGATCCCGGGGGCGAGGCAGCTCCTGGAGCGGATCTTCGCGAGCGCGGACGTCATCACCTACATCTCGGAGTACACGCTGGGTCGCCTGCGCCCCTTCATGCCGACGGGCGCGCGGACGCTGCGCCTGCCGAGCGGCATCGACGTCGAGCGCTTCCACCCGGACTCCGAGGCACGCACACGGCTGCGCGAGCGCTACGGACTGGGTGACGCGGCGACGGCCGTGTGCGTCTCGCGGCTCGTGCGGCGCAAGGGGCAGGACTCGCTCATCGAGGCCTGGCCGCGCGTCGTCGAGCAGGTCCCGGACGCCCGGCTCGTCGTCGTCGGCGGGGGGCCGTACGCGAAGCACCTCGCGCAGCTCAAGCGCCGCTCCCCCGTGCGCGACCACCTCATCCTCACCGGCAAGGTGCCCTACGAGGAGCTGCCGTGGCACGTGGCCATGAGCGACGTCTTCGCGATGCCCTGCCGGACGCGGGGCGGCGGGCTGGACGTCGAGGGGCTGGGGATCGTCTTCCTCGAGGCCTCGGCGGCGGGCGTGCCCGTCATCGCGGGCACGAGCGGAGGCGCGCCGGAGACGGTGACCGAGGGCGTCACGGGCCTCGTCGTGGACGGTCGGGACGAGGACGCGCTCGTCGCGGCGCTCGTCCGGCTGCTCACCGACCCGGAGGAGCGGGAGCGCATGGGTGCCGCCGGCCGGGAGCTCATGGAGGCGGAGTGGACGTGGCCGGGGCTCGTGGAGAGCCTCGTGAAGACGATCGACGCCCGCTGA
- the murA gene encoding UDP-N-acetylglucosamine 1-carboxyvinyltransferase has translation MVDGLLQVQGGRPLTGEITVRGAKNLVPKAMVAALLGTTPSVLRNVPVIRDVDVVSGLLSLHGVEIDYDQTEGVLRLDPSSVETAHMADIDAHAGSSRIPILFCGPLLHRLGEAFIPDLGGCRIGDRPIDFHLNILRQFGATVDKLEAGIHINAPTGLRGTVIELPYPSVGATEQTLLTAVRAEGLTELRNAAVEPEIMDLVDVLQKMGAIISVDTDRTIHVEGVDELVGYNHAALPDRIETASWASAALATRGDVLVRGAHQSDMTTFLNVFRKVGGAFDVRDDGIRFWHPGGDLKPAVVETNVHPGFMTDWQQPLVVALTQAEGLSIVHETVYENRFGFTRALNKMGAQIQVYRECLGGTACRFGQRNFYHSAVISGPTPLHGADIVVPDLRGGFSHLIAALAAEGTSRVEGVNLIDRGYENFMGKLQALDADVTRLA, from the coding sequence ATGGTCGACGGTCTGCTCCAGGTCCAGGGCGGGCGCCCGCTCACCGGTGAGATCACCGTGCGCGGCGCGAAGAACCTCGTCCCCAAGGCCATGGTGGCCGCGCTCCTGGGCACCACGCCCTCCGTGCTGCGCAACGTCCCCGTCATCCGCGACGTCGACGTCGTCTCCGGGCTCCTGTCGCTGCACGGGGTCGAGATCGACTACGACCAGACCGAGGGCGTCCTGCGACTCGACCCCTCCAGCGTCGAGACCGCCCACATGGCCGACATCGACGCCCACGCCGGCTCCTCGCGCATCCCGATCCTCTTCTGCGGCCCGCTCCTGCACCGCCTCGGCGAGGCCTTCATCCCCGACCTCGGCGGCTGCCGCATCGGCGACCGCCCCATCGACTTCCACCTCAACATCCTGCGCCAGTTCGGCGCCACGGTGGACAAGCTCGAGGCCGGCATCCACATCAACGCCCCCACCGGGCTGCGCGGCACCGTCATCGAGCTGCCCTACCCGTCCGTCGGCGCCACGGAGCAGACCCTCCTCACGGCCGTGCGGGCCGAGGGCCTCACCGAGCTGCGCAACGCCGCCGTCGAGCCCGAGATCATGGACCTCGTCGACGTCCTGCAGAAGATGGGCGCGATCATCTCCGTCGACACGGACCGCACCATCCACGTCGAGGGCGTCGACGAGCTCGTCGGCTACAACCACGCCGCCCTCCCGGACCGCATCGAGACCGCGTCCTGGGCCTCCGCGGCCTTGGCCACCCGCGGCGACGTCCTCGTGCGCGGCGCCCACCAGAGCGACATGACGACCTTCCTCAACGTCTTCCGCAAGGTCGGCGGCGCCTTCGACGTGCGCGACGACGGCATCCGCTTCTGGCACCCGGGCGGCGACCTCAAGCCCGCCGTCGTCGAGACCAACGTCCACCCCGGCTTCATGACGGACTGGCAGCAGCCGCTCGTCGTCGCCCTCACCCAGGCCGAGGGCCTCTCGATCGTCCACGAGACGGTCTACGAGAACCGCTTCGGCTTCACCCGGGCCCTCAACAAGATGGGTGCCCAGATCCAGGTCTACCGCGAGTGCCTCGGCGGTACCGCCTGCCGCTTCGGGCAGCGCAACTTCTACCACTCGGCCGTCATCTCGGGCCCGACGCCGCTGCACGGCGCCGACATCGTCGTGCCGGACCTGCGCGGCGGCTTCTCCCACCTCATCGCGGCCCTGGCGGCCGAGGGCACCAGCCGTGTCGAGGGCGTCAACCTCATCGACCGCGGCTACGAGAACTTCATGGGCAAGCTCCAGGCCCTCGACGCGGACGTCACGCGCCTCGCCTGA